One genomic segment of Pongo pygmaeus isolate AG05252 chromosome 19, NHGRI_mPonPyg2-v2.0_pri, whole genome shotgun sequence includes these proteins:
- the TEPSIN gene encoding AP-4 complex accessory subunit tepsin isoform X6, giving the protein MWPVAQFSSLPSPLSGHVNSERWVVSIPFGGLRIHPYGKRHLITAGALVPFQLPILLKGTSDDDVPCPGYLFEEIAKISHESPGSSQCLLEYLLSRLHSSSGHGKLKVLKILLYLCSHGSSSFLLLLKRNSAFIQEAAAFAGPPDPLHGNSLYQKVRAAAQDLGSTLFSDTVLPLAPSQPLGTPPATGMGSQARPHSTLQGFGYSKEHGRTAVRHQPGQAGGGWDELDSGPSSQNSSQSSDLSRVSDSGSHSGSDSHSGATREPGDLAERVELVALSDCQQELSLVRTVTRGPRAFLSREEAQHFIKACGLLNCEAVLQLLTCHLRGTSECTQLRALCAIASLGSTDLLPQEHILLRTRPWLQELSMGSPGPVTNKATKILRHFEASCGQLSPAWGTSAEPGPTAALPGPSDLLTDAVPLAGSQVFLQPLSSTTVSPRSPAPSSGMPSSPVPTPPPDASPIPAPGEPSEAEARLAESRGWRPERVPGGTDSPKRGPSSCAWSRDSLFAGMELVACPRLVGAGAPAGESCPDAPHAPRTSSQRTAAKEPPGSEPSAFAFLNA; this is encoded by the exons ATGTGGCCAGTAGCACAGTTTTCATCCCTTCCCAGTCCTCTCTCCGGCCATGTCAACAGTGAGAGGTGGGTCGTTTCCATCCCCTTCGGGGGGCTGCGGATTCATCCCTATGGGAAACGGCATCTCATCACGGCGGGGGCGCTTGTTCCCTTTCAGCTCCCGATTCTCCTGAAGGGGACATCGGATGATGATGTTCCGTGTCCGGGCTACCTGTTTGAAGAGATTGCTA AAATCTCCCACGAGTCTCCGGGCAGCAGCCAGTGCCTGCTGGAGTACCTCCTGAGTCGCCTGCATAGCAGCTCTGGCCACGGGAAGCTCAAG GTGCTGAAGATCCTGCTCTATCTGTGCAGCCACGGCTCCTCCTCGTTCCTGCTCCTCCTCAAACGCAACTCTGCCTTCATCCAGGAAGCTGCAG CTTTTGCGGGGCCCCCAGATCCTCTGCATGGGAACAGTTTGTACCAGAAGGTTCGGGCGGCCGCGCAG GACTTGGGGAGCACCCTGTTCTCGGACACCGTGTTGCCACTGgctccctcccagcctctgggGACCCCGCCTGCCACAG GCATGGGCTCCCAGGCCAGGCCGCACAGCACCCTCCAGGGTTTCGGCTACAGCAAGGAACACGGCCGCACGG CTGTGAGGCATCAGCCTGGGCAGGCCGGAGGGGGCTGGGATGAGCTGGACAGCGGCCCCAGCTCTCAGAATTCCTCCCAGAGCAGCGACCTGAGCAGGGTCTCGGACTCAGGCAGTCATTCCGGCAGCGACAGCCATTCAGGGGCCACCCGGGAGCCAGGTGACCTGGCAGAAAG GGTCGAGCTGGTGGCCCTGAGTGACTGTCAGCAGGAGTTGAGCTTGGTGAGGACTGTGACTCGGGGACCACGCGCCTTCCTGAGCCGCGAGGAGGCACAGCACTTCATCAAAGC GTGTGGACTGCTCAACTGTGAGGCCGTGCTGCAGCTGCTGACCTGCCACCTGCGTGGGACCAGTGAATGCACGCAGCTG AGGGCGCTGTGTGCCATCGCCTCCCTGGGGAGCACCGACCTCCTTCCCCAAGAGCACATCCTCCTCCGCACCCGACCGTGGCTGCAGGAGCTCAGCATGGGCAGCCCGGGACCTGTGACCAACAAAGCCACCAAG aTCCTGAGGCACTTCGAGGCCTCCTGTGGGCAGCTGTCCCCTGCCTGGGGCACCTCAGCCGAGCCTGGCCCCACAGCTGCCCTCCCAGGCCCATCTGACCTGCTGACCGACGCTGTGCCTCTTGCTGGGAGCCAGGTCTTCCTCCAGCCTCTGAGTTCAACCACAGTCTCGCCCCGGAGCCCTGCTCCCTCATCTGGGATGCCGTCCAGCCCtgtgcccaccccacccccagatgCCTCCCCTATTCCAGCCCCTGGAGAACCCAGCGAGGCCGAGGCCAGACTGGCAGAAAGCAGGGGGTGGAGACCTGAACGGGTCCCAGGGGGCACGGACAGCCCAAAGAGAGGCCCCAGCAGCTGTGCGTGGAGCCGCGACTCCTTGTTTGCTGGCATGGAGCTGGTGGCCTGTCCCCgcctggtgggggctggggctcCTGCAGGAGAGTCCTGTCCCGATGCTCCCCATGCCCCCCGAACATCGTCCCAGAGGACAGCAGCCAAAGAGCCTCCTGGCTCAGAGCCGTCAGCTTTTGCGTTCCTGAACGCCTGA
- the TEPSIN gene encoding AP-4 complex accessory subunit tepsin isoform X4 — MWPVAQFSSLPSPLSGHVNSERWVVSIPFGGLRIHPYGKRHLITAGALVPFQLPILLKGTSDDDVPCPGYLFEEIAKISHESPGSSQCLLEYLLSRLHSSSGHGKLKVLKILLYLCSHGSSSFLLLLKRNSAFIQEAAGRGFPFWGCSSEPKTEGGRRGGAPASRSVQADAFAGPPDPLHGNSLYQKVRAAAQDLGSTLFSDTVLPLAPSQPLGTPPATGMGSQARPHSTLQGFGYSKEHGRTAVRHQPGQAGGGWDELDSGPSSQNSSQSSDLSRVSDSGSHSGSDSHSGATREPGDLAERVELVALSDCQQELSLVRTVTRGPRAFLSREEAQHFIKACGLLNCEAVLQLLTCHLRGTSECTQLRALCAIASLGSTDLLPQEHILLRTRPWLQELSMGSPGPVTNKATKILRHFEASCGQLSPAWGTSAEPGPTAALPGPSDLLTDAVPLAGSQVFLQPLSSTTVSPRSPAPSSGMPSSPVPTPPPDASPIPAPGEPSEAEARLAESRGWRPERVPGGTDSPKRGPSSCAWSRDSLFAGMELVACPRLVGAGAPAGESCPDAPHAPRTSSQRTAAKEPPGSEPSAFAFLNA, encoded by the exons ATGTGGCCAGTAGCACAGTTTTCATCCCTTCCCAGTCCTCTCTCCGGCCATGTCAACAGTGAGAGGTGGGTCGTTTCCATCCCCTTCGGGGGGCTGCGGATTCATCCCTATGGGAAACGGCATCTCATCACGGCGGGGGCGCTTGTTCCCTTTCAGCTCCCGATTCTCCTGAAGGGGACATCGGATGATGATGTTCCGTGTCCGGGCTACCTGTTTGAAGAGATTGCTA AAATCTCCCACGAGTCTCCGGGCAGCAGCCAGTGCCTGCTGGAGTACCTCCTGAGTCGCCTGCATAGCAGCTCTGGCCACGGGAAGCTCAAG GTGCTGAAGATCCTGCTCTATCTGTGCAGCCACGGCTCCTCCTCGTTCCTGCTCCTCCTCAAACGCAACTCTGCCTTCATCCAGGAAGCTGCAG GCCGTGGGTTCCCGTTCTGGGGCTGCTCCTCAGAGCCAAagacagagggaggcaggagaggcggGGCCCCGGCCAGTCGGTCTGTCCAGGCAGACG CTTTTGCGGGGCCCCCAGATCCTCTGCATGGGAACAGTTTGTACCAGAAGGTTCGGGCGGCCGCGCAG GACTTGGGGAGCACCCTGTTCTCGGACACCGTGTTGCCACTGgctccctcccagcctctgggGACCCCGCCTGCCACAG GCATGGGCTCCCAGGCCAGGCCGCACAGCACCCTCCAGGGTTTCGGCTACAGCAAGGAACACGGCCGCACGG CTGTGAGGCATCAGCCTGGGCAGGCCGGAGGGGGCTGGGATGAGCTGGACAGCGGCCCCAGCTCTCAGAATTCCTCCCAGAGCAGCGACCTGAGCAGGGTCTCGGACTCAGGCAGTCATTCCGGCAGCGACAGCCATTCAGGGGCCACCCGGGAGCCAGGTGACCTGGCAGAAAG GGTCGAGCTGGTGGCCCTGAGTGACTGTCAGCAGGAGTTGAGCTTGGTGAGGACTGTGACTCGGGGACCACGCGCCTTCCTGAGCCGCGAGGAGGCACAGCACTTCATCAAAGC GTGTGGACTGCTCAACTGTGAGGCCGTGCTGCAGCTGCTGACCTGCCACCTGCGTGGGACCAGTGAATGCACGCAGCTG AGGGCGCTGTGTGCCATCGCCTCCCTGGGGAGCACCGACCTCCTTCCCCAAGAGCACATCCTCCTCCGCACCCGACCGTGGCTGCAGGAGCTCAGCATGGGCAGCCCGGGACCTGTGACCAACAAAGCCACCAAG aTCCTGAGGCACTTCGAGGCCTCCTGTGGGCAGCTGTCCCCTGCCTGGGGCACCTCAGCCGAGCCTGGCCCCACAGCTGCCCTCCCAGGCCCATCTGACCTGCTGACCGACGCTGTGCCTCTTGCTGGGAGCCAGGTCTTCCTCCAGCCTCTGAGTTCAACCACAGTCTCGCCCCGGAGCCCTGCTCCCTCATCTGGGATGCCGTCCAGCCCtgtgcccaccccacccccagatgCCTCCCCTATTCCAGCCCCTGGAGAACCCAGCGAGGCCGAGGCCAGACTGGCAGAAAGCAGGGGGTGGAGACCTGAACGGGTCCCAGGGGGCACGGACAGCCCAAAGAGAGGCCCCAGCAGCTGTGCGTGGAGCCGCGACTCCTTGTTTGCTGGCATGGAGCTGGTGGCCTGTCCCCgcctggtgggggctggggctcCTGCAGGAGAGTCCTGTCCCGATGCTCCCCATGCCCCCCGAACATCGTCCCAGAGGACAGCAGCCAAAGAGCCTCCTGGCTCAGAGCCGTCAGCTTTTGCGTTCCTGAACGCCTGA